In Marinobacter sp. M3C, the genomic stretch ATTTATTCAGCGCAGGCATCTAAAGAGCTAATTTCTGCCAAACGAATTTTTGGTGAGGAAATATCAAATCAGTTCTCAAGCTGGGGCCTGACAAACAGTGAGTCAGACATCGCCTTGTTTACCTTAAAGGGCTTTAGTGCCAAGGAAATTGCTGACTTCAGAAACGTTTCTGAAAAGACCGTTCGAAATCAGTTAACCAGCATTTACAAAAAATCCGCCACCACAAGTAATGTCAGTTTTATCGCGTGGTTTATGGAAGATTTGTTGTAAGAAATCTGACCATTCCCTACATCAACGTCCAACCGTTTTTCTTCGAGATTACAAATGTGCAAAAAAATCACCTAACAACGGTCATTCGGCGCCCATCCGTCTAAGGCATCTGCTAAATTAACGACTAAACACCCACACCAAGGAATTCGTCATGGCCATATGGGTTGACGCCGACGCCTGCCCGGTGCCCATTCGCGAAATTATCTGCCGCGCGGCAGCGCGCTGGAAGGTAGACATCACGTTCATTGCCAACCACGTTGTTCCATTGCCACCGGGTCCGTTTATTCACACCCGCCAAGTGATGCAGGGGTTTGACGTGGCAGACAATGAAATTATGGATCAACTTAAAGCAGGGGATCTGGTAATCACACAAGATATCCCGCTGGCCGCAGAAGCCATTGAAAAGGGGGCAGATGTATTCAACCCCAGAGGCCAGGCATTCACCAAAGAGAATATTCGCCAACGCCTGGCCATGCGCAATTTTATGGAAGAGATGCGCAACGCCGGCCAGGTTACCGGCGGCCCTGCGCCCTTCGGCCAGAGCGACCGCAAAGAATTTGCGGACAAACTGGACCGCTGGCTGCAACGCAATCGATAGTTTTTTGTCGAAAACGGAACCGGGAGACTCCTATGCGAGTTTTAGAGCAAGCTGTTATCAGTTTTGTCTTATTGGCCTGGGCCCGTTCACCCACAGACCGGCGAAATCTGGACCCACGAACACGGCCCCGCGGCGGCTATGTCCGGTTTGGCCCTGACGGCGCTTTGTGGCTGCTGAGCGATGCCCGTAAGGGCAAACTTTACCGTATGGCACCCGCACAATAGTGCGGGTGGGCTTATTCCGCCCTGATCCATTCAACCCGCAACTCGAACGCACCCGCGCGCTTGTCGCCCAGTAGCAAGCCAATGGCTTCTACATGTTCAACATCCAGAGGTGGGCCGGAAAGCGCGCGGCCACGAAAATGCGGACTGAGCTGGGAAATCAGGATAACCGGCTCTGTCCACTCGCCTGCGAGTGTCGGGAACTCGGCGGTATAAGCAATGGGTGATTGGCCATAACGGGCGTCGGTGTATAGCCTGAGCTGGTAATTGCGACCATCGCCTTTCACCCGCAGTCGCAGCGAATGAAAGGCACTCACGTTAAACTGGTGGCCACTGCTTTTCACCGACGAAAAACCACCGTTGTTCTCCAGCGATATCTGTCCGGAAAAAATCAGCTGGCCGTCCACAATTGCTGGTCCCCCGCGGGATTCGCCACCCATGACGCCGTCGTTAACCGCGTACCACTCAGGCGCGGGCGAGGTCGCAGAAAAATCCACCAAGGTGTAACCACTATTCGCTTTTGTATTCACTGGTTTGTGCTCCTTTAAAAAGATCACTAAGACGCAAAACGTACATCCATAATTAGTCAGAGTCACAGAAAAAGAGCAGTAAGCGCTGAACAGGCAATCAAGCCCAGCGTCAGCTTGCGAAACAACTGCTCGGAAGCCAGATGAAACAAACGGCTACCCAACCATGCTCCGAACATCATCGGTATCAACGCGATAGCACAAAGCGACAACCACGCCATTTCAACCCGGCCCTGTTGCACCGTATAGAAGGCTACCAGCACGCTATCAATTAGCATGAAATACACGATCAGGGTGGCCCGCACCGTAAACGCCGGCGCAGACGTACGCATCATCAACAACACCGCAGGTGGCCCGCTCATACCGCTGATACTACCAAACAAGCCAGACAAACTGCCCGCCAGATAGTTGTGTCGGACCGAGGCTGCTATCGGTTCCGCTTTTAGCCGGCTCTGCAGGGCCATTAGCCCCACGAACACCAGCACTGTGATGGCTACCAGTGTCGCCAGCGTGTCACTGGGCAACAGTCGCATCAGAACAAAACCAGCCAAGCTGCCAATAATCGCGGCCAACAGCATCTGCCGCACCATTACGCCAAGAGCGTCTTTATAAACGCTGCGAACCAGCGGCAGCGCGATCATAAGAT encodes the following:
- a CDS encoding sulfite exporter TauE/SafE family protein, translating into MLLSLSNALPDSGFSVILLLVVCFVAGMVRGFSGFGSVMIMAPVFSALYGPVIAVPVVLLADLMIALPLVRSVYKDALGVMVRQMLLAAIIGSLAGFVLMRLLPSDTLATLVAITVLVFVGLMALQSRLKAEPIAASVRHNYLAGSLSGLFGSISGMSGPPAVLLMMRTSAPAFTVRATLIVYFMLIDSVLVAFYTVQQGRVEMAWLSLCAIALIPMMFGAWLGSRLFHLASEQLFRKLTLGLIACSALTALFL
- a CDS encoding CIA30 family protein, giving the protein MNTKANSGYTLVDFSATSPAPEWYAVNDGVMGGESRGGPAIVDGQLIFSGQISLENNGGFSSVKSSGHQFNVSAFHSLRLRVKGDGRNYQLRLYTDARYGQSPIAYTAEFPTLAGEWTEPVILISQLSPHFRGRALSGPPLDVEHVEAIGLLLGDKRAGAFELRVEWIRAE
- a CDS encoding YaiI/YqxD family protein, with protein sequence MAIWVDADACPVPIREIICRAAARWKVDITFIANHVVPLPPGPFIHTRQVMQGFDVADNEIMDQLKAGDLVITQDIPLAAEAIEKGADVFNPRGQAFTKENIRQRLAMRNFMEEMRNAGQVTGGPAPFGQSDRKEFADKLDRWLQRNR
- a CDS encoding LuxR C-terminal-related transcriptional regulator — protein: MRLNIEGVMIDAGKWDLITRLFFVLILITSITDIVTSLWLEIDSLHIVQEFVVCVLTLSLLLMLFLNSRAHATRNRQLRKELDEAKIYSAQASKELISAKRIFGEEISNQFSSWGLTNSESDIALFTLKGFSAKEIADFRNVSEKTVRNQLTSIYKKSATTSNVSFIAWFMEDLL